CGGTTATCTCTTCCGCACTTAGCTACCGGGCAATGCAATTGGCATCACAACCCGTACACCAGCGGTGCGTTCACTCCGGTCCTCTCGTACTAGGAGCAACCCCTCTCAGTCTTCCAACGCCCACGGCAGATAGGGACCGAACTGTCTCACGACGTTCTAAACCCAGCTCGCGTACCACTTTAAATGGCGAACAGCCATACCCTTGGGACCTACTTCAGCCCCAGGATGTGATGAGCCGACATCGAGGTGCCAAACACCGCCGTCGATATGAACTCTTGGGCGGTATCAGCCTGTTATCCCCGGAGTACCTTTTATCCGTTGAGCGATGGCCCTTCCATTCAGAACCACCGGATCACTAAGACCTGCTTTCGCACCTGCTCGAGCCGTCACTCTCGCAGTCAAGCCAGCTTATGCCTTTGCACTAACCTCCTGATGTCCGACCAGGATTAGCTGACCTTCGTGCTCCTCCGTTACGCTTTGGGAGGAGACCGCCCCAGTCAAACTACCCACCAGACACTGTCCGCGACCCCGCTCAGGGGCCCACGTTAGAACATCAAACATTAAAGGGTGGTATTTCAAGGTCGGCTCCACGCAGACTGGCGTCCGCATTTCGCAGCCTCCCACCTATCCTACACATCAAGGCTCAAGGTTCAGTGTCAAGCTATAGTAAAGGTTCACGGGGTCTTTCCGTCTTGCCGCGGGTACACTGCATCTTCACAGCGAGTTCAATTTCACTGAGTCTCGGGTGGAGACAGCCTGGCCATCATTACGCCATTCGTGCAGGTCGGAACTTACCCGACAAGGAATTTCGCTACCTTAGGACCGTTATAGTTACGGCCGCCGTTTACCGGGGCTTCGATCAAGAGCTTCGCCTTGCGGCTGACCCCATCAATTAACCTTCCGGCACCGGGCAGGCGTCACACCGTATACGTCCACTTTCGTGTTTGCACAGTGCTGTGTTTTTATTAAACAGTTGCAGCCAGCTGGTATCTGCGACTGGTCTCAGCTCCGTCCGCGAGGGACTTCACCAAATCCAGCGTGCCTTCTCCCGAAGTTACGGCACCATTTTGCCTAGTTCCTTCACCCGAGTTCTCTCAAGCGCCTGAGTATTCTCTACCTGACCACCTGTGTCGGTTTGGGGTACGATTGCGTGTTACCTGGTGCTTAGAGGCTTTTCCTGGAAGCGTAGCATCGGTTACTTCGCCACCTTGGTGGCTCGTCGTCACGCCTCAGTGTTAATGACGACCCGGATTTTCCAGGGTCATCCACCTTCACGCTTAAACCGGGACTACCGTCGCCCGGCCAACCTAGCTTTCTCCGTCCCCCCTTCGCAGTAACACCCAGTACAGGAATATTAACCTGTTTCCCATCGACTACGCTTTTCAGCCTCGCCTTAGGGGTCGACTCACCCTGCCCCGATTAACGTTGGACAGGAACCCTTGGTCTTCCGGCGAGCGGGTTTTTCACCCGCTTTATCGTTACTTATGTCAGCATTCGCACTTCTGATACCTCCAGCAGCCCTCGCAGGCCACCTTCGCAGGCTTACAGAACGCTCCCCTACCCAACAATATCGCTATTGCTGCCGCAGCTTCGGTGCATGGTTTAGCCCCGTTACATCTTCCGCGCAGGCCGACTCGACCAGTGAGCTATTACGCTTTCTTTAAATGATGGCTGCTTCTAAGCCAACATCCTGGCTGTCTGGGCCTTCCCACATCGTTTCCCACTTAACCATGACTTTGGGACCTTAGCTGGCGGTCTGGGTTGTTTCCCTCTTCACGACGGACGTTAGCACCCGCCGTGTGTCTCCCGTGATAACATTCTTCGGTATTCGCAGTTTGCATCGGGTTGGTAAGTCGGGATGACCCCCTAGCCGAAACAGTGCTCTACCCCCGAAGATGAATTCACGAGGCGCTACCTAAATAGCTTTCGGGGAGAACCAGCTATCTCCCGGTTTGATTGGCCTTTCACCCCCAGCCACAAGTCATCCGCTAATTTTTCAACATTAGTCGGTTCGGTCCTCCAGTTAGTGTTACCCAACCTTCAACCTGCCCATGGCTAGATCACCGGGTTTCGGGTCTATACCCTGCAACTTAACGCCCAGTTAAGACTCGGTTTCCCTGCGGCTCCCCTATTCGGTTAACCTTGCTACAGAATATAAGTCGCTGACCCATTATACAAAAGGTACGCAGTCACCCCCCATTAAGAGAGGCTCCCACTGCTTGTACGTACACGGTTTCAGGTTCTGTTTCACTCCCCTCGCCGGGGTTCTTTTCGCCTTTCCCTCACGGTACTGGTTCACTATCGGTCAGTCAGGAGTATTTAGCCTTGGAGGATGGTCCCCCCATCTTCAGACAGGATGTCTCGTGTCCCGCCCTACTCATCGAACTCACCGTCTGTGCCTTTTCGTGTACGGGGCTGTCACCCTTTGTTGCGCGACTTTCCAGACGCTTCCACTAAGGCACAAACTGATTCAGGTTCTGGGCTTCTCCCCGTTCGCTCGCCGCTACTGGGGGAATCTCGGTTGATTTCTTTTCCTCGGGGTACTGAGATGTTTCAGTTCCCCCGGTTCGCCTCGTTTGACTATGGATTCATCAAACGATGATGCACTAGTGCACCGGGTTTCCCCATTCGGGTATCGTCGGGTATTACGGCTCATATCGCCTTGCCGACGCTTATCGCAGATTAGCACGCCCTTCATCGCCTCTGACTGCCTAGGCATCCACCGTGTACGCTTAGTCGCTTAACCTCACAACCCGAAGGTGTCTTTGATTCTTCAAAGCCTCTTCGCGCCGTGATTATTGAGAGACTCTGATGCGACCGCCTTTTTATCGCTAAAGACTCATGCCGCCGCATCGTTTCAATTTTCAGCTTGTTCCAGATTGTTAAAGAGCAAAATACTTCGCAGCATACTGTCGCCAATACGCTCTGAAGTCTTTTTAATGGTGGAGCTATGCGGGATCGAACCGCAGACCTCCTGCGTGCAAAGCAGGCGCTCTCCCAGCTGAGCTATAGCCCCAAATCAGTCATACCTCTCTCCACTCGCTTAGCCGACGAAAGGTTCGTTGCGAGTAGCCCTGCTGTGCGCAAACGCACATGAGCAACGCAGCAGCGAAGATTTCAAGGATAAGTAGAGTTGGTAGGCCTGAGTGGACTTGAACCACCGACCTCACCCTTATCAGGGGTGCGCTCTAACCACCTGAGCTACAAGCCTATTAAGGTATTTCTGCTCGTTATTTTCATCAGACAATCTGTGTGAGCACTTCACTCAATCCGCTCTGCTGGTAAGGAGGTGATCCAACCGCAGGTTCCCCTACGGTTACCTTGTTACGACTTCACCCCAGTCATGAATCACAAAGTGGTAAGCGCCCCCCCGAAGGTTAAGCTACCTACTTCTTTTGCAACCCACTCCCATGGTGTGACGGGCGGTGTGTACAAGGCCCGGGAACGTATTCACCGTAGCATTCTGATCTACGATTACTAGCGATTCCGACTTCATGGAGTCGAGTTGCAGACTCCAATCCGGACTACGACGCACTTTATGAGGTCCGCTCACCCTCGCAGGCTCGCTTCTCTTTGTATGCGCCATTGTAGCACGTGTGTAGCCCTACTCGTAAGGGCCATGATGACTTGACGTCATCCCCACCTTCCTCCGGTTTATCACCGGCAGTCTCCTTTGAGTTCCCGACCGAATCGCTGGCAACAAAGGATAAGGGTTGCGCTCGTTGCGGGACTTAACCCAACATTTCACAACACGAGCTGACGACAGCCATGCAGCACCTGTCTCAGAGCTCCCTAAGGCACAACCTCATCTCTGAAGTCTTCTCTGGATGTCAAGAGTAGGTAAGGTTCTTCGCGTTGCATCGAATTAAACCACATGCTCCACCGCTTGTGCGGGCCCCCGTCAATTCATTTGAGTTTTAACCTTGCGGCCGTACTCCCCAGGCGGTCGACTTAACGCGTTAGCTCCGGAAGCCACGGTTCTGGACCACAGCCTCCAAGTCGACATCGTTTACGGCGTGGACTACCAGGGTATCTAATCCTGTTTGCTCCCCACGCTTTCGCACCTGAGCGTCAGTCTTCGTCCAGGGGGCCGCCTTCGCCACCGGTATTCCTCCAGATCTCTACGCATTTCACCGCTACACCTGGAATTCTACCCCCCTCTACGAGACTCCAGCCTGTCAGTTTTGAATGCAGTTCCCGGGTTAAGCCCGGGGATTTCACATCCAACTTAACAGACCGCCTGCGTGCGCTTTACGCCCAGTCATTCCGATTAACGCTTGCACCCTCCGTATTACCGCGGCTGCTGGCACGGAGTTAGCCGGTGCTTCTTCTGCGGGTAACGTCAATGAAAAAGTCTCTTAAACCTTTCCCCTTCCTCCCCGCTGAAAGTGCTTTACAACCCGAAGGCCTTCTTCACACACGCGGCATGGCTGCATCAGGGTTTCCCCCATTGTGCAATATTCCCCACTGCTGCCTCCCGTAGGAGTCTGGACCGTGTCTCAGTTCCAGTGTGGCTGGTCATCCTCTCAGACCAGCTAGGGATCGTCGCCTAGGTGGGCCATTACCCCGCCTACTAGCTAATCCCATCTGGGTTCATCCGATGGCGTGAGGCCCGAAGGTCCCCCACTTTGGTCTTGCGACGTCATGCGGTATTAGCCACCGTTTCCAGTGGTTATCCCCCTCCATCAGGCAGATCCCCAGACATTACTCACCCGTCCGCCGCTCGCCGGCAAAGTAGCAAGCTACTTCCCGCTGCCGCTCGACTTGCATGTGTTAGGCCTGCCGCCAGCGTTCAATCTGAGCCATGATCAAACTCTTCAATTTAAGAATGGTTTGATTCGCTAAGTGAATAGCTTTGCTCAAAGAATCAATAACTGTTTATTCGTAATGAATTTACTGTCAGTCACTCTTCAAGACTTGGTATATCTTTGAGATACGGTCTTGTGAGTGCCCACACAGATTGTCTGATTAAATTGTTAAAGAGCGTTGCATTGCGGCCTGAACCGCTAACGCGAGGTGGCGTATATTACGCATTCCTCTCTCAGAGTCAATGCTTATTTTGAGCATAACTCTTTCCTCTCGCCACCCCGTTGTGATTAAACTCACAGCGCCGTGTCGATGGAGGCGCATTATAGAGAGCGGATCAGGAAGCGCAAGCAAATATATTAAACTTTTTCCTGTTTGCGCAACTTTCATTCACTTAGTCGATTAACTACGCTTTTTTATCCACTGAGGCAGGTCAGCAAGGCTATCAATGACGCCATCCGCCAGTGTTTCCCCTTGTTCGGTGATGGGTTTCCCACTGCGCACCAAGATCTTCGTTCCAACACCGGAAGCGATCCCGGCCAGCATATCCTCTACTTTATCTCCCGCTATATAGGAAGCGGCCATATCAATATTCAGATGACGTTGTGCAGAGAGCAGCATGCCAGGCGCAGGTTTACGACAATCGCATGTCTGACGATAATCGCCTTCCCCCTGTTCTGGATGGTGTGGACAAAAGTAGATGCCATCCAGATCGACATCGCGATCTGCCAAAGACCAATCCATCCACTCGGTCAGTTGCATAAACTCATCTTCGGTAAACTTACCGCGCGCAATACCGGATTGATTCGTGACAACCACCAGAGCAAATCCCATTTTTTTCAGCTCCTGCATGGCTTCAATCACACCATCAATAAATTGAAACTGATCAATCTCATGCACATAACCGCGGTCGATGTTGATCGTACCGTCACGGTCAAGAAAAACTGCTGGAATACTTTGTGCCACTTACTTGGCTCCCAATGGCGTAAATTACCCGTTATTATCGCATGTTTTCATCGGTAGAGAGAATGTCGGGTAATATCAATCTCAATTGACTGAGACATCTAGACGCCTTAACATCCAATTATCATTCCGTTTCCGCGGAATCTGATTTATTCCAGCCATAGGCACCCACGATAAAAATATATGATTGAACTTGCTAATATTACTAAGGTTTTTCAGCAAAACAGCCGCTCGATTACCGCCCTTGCTGATGTCAATCTTCATGTCCCAACGGGGCAGATCTATGGGGTTATTGGCGCATCGGGTGCTGGAAAAAGTACGCTTATTCGCTGCGTTAATCTGTTAGAACGCCCCACACAGGGTAAAGTGCTGGTTGATGGACAGGATCTTACTGTACTTTCAGATAGCCAGCTAACGCGCGCACGCCGTCAGATTGGCATGATTTTCCAACACTTTAATTTGCTCGCTTCACGTACGGTGTTTGGCAATATCGCTCTGCCACTTGAGTTGGATAACACCCCAAAAGCAGAAATCACGCGCCAGGTAAATGAATTGCTGGAGTTGGTGGGATT
This is a stretch of genomic DNA from Brenneria rubrifaciens. It encodes these proteins:
- the gmhB gene encoding D-glycero-beta-D-manno-heptose 1,7-bisphosphate 7-phosphatase; its protein translation is MAQSIPAVFLDRDGTINIDRGYVHEIDQFQFIDGVIEAMQELKKMGFALVVVTNQSGIARGKFTEDEFMQLTEWMDWSLADRDVDLDGIYFCPHHPEQGEGDYRQTCDCRKPAPGMLLSAQRHLNIDMAASYIAGDKVEDMLAGIASGVGTKILVRSGKPITEQGETLADGVIDSLADLPQWIKKRS